The genomic window CGACGGTCACGTCGCAGCTCAAGCGCCTCGAGGCCAAGGGCCTGCTCACGCGCCCGCACGGCCGCGTCAAGCTCACCGGCGAGGGCGAGGCCCGCGCACTCAGCGTGGTGCGCAGCCACCGCCTGTCCGAGCGCTTCCTCACCGATGTGCTCGGCATCCCGGTGGACGAGGCGCACGACGAGGCGTGCAAGTGGGAGCATGCGCTGTCGCCCCGCGTCCAGCAGGCGCTCGAGGAGTTCCTGCAGATGCCGGACGTCTGCCCGCACGGCCACCCGATCCCGGCCGCGGACGGGACGGTCGGCACCGTGCACGGCCACCAGCTGACCGACAGCCTCCCCGGCGACGCGGTGCGCGTCGTGCAGGTCGCCGAGGACGACGACGCCCTGCTGTCGTACCTGACGTCGCTCGGCCTGCTGCCCGGCACGGTGCTGCGGGTCGTGGACGTGGCGCCGTTCCACGGGCCACTGCTCGTCGAGGTGGGTGGCTCGCAGTACGCGCTCGGACGCGAGGTCGCCGCACAGATCGTCGTCGTGGGCGTGAGCGTGTAGCGATGGCGCACTCGCACGCACACGTCTCACGGACCGAGGCGCAGCCCGCCGCCGGCGCCGTACCGGGGCTGACTGTCGCGCTGGCCGGCAACCCGAACGTCGGCAAGTCCACGACGTTCAACCAGCTCACCGGCTCGGATGTGACCACCGCGCACTACGCGGGCACGACGACCGAGGTGGCGGTCGGCACGACGATCCTCGGCGAGCGCACCGTCCGCGTGATGGACCTGCCCGGCGTGTACTCGCTCGGCGGCAGGGGCGACATGGACCGCAACGTGCGCCGCGCGCTGCTGGAGGCGCCGCCCGACGCGGTCGTCGCGGTCGTCGATGAGACCAACCTGTCGCGCAACCTCTACCTCGTGCTGCAGCTGCTCGACCTCGGGTTCTCGCCGGTCATCGGGCTCAACCTGCACGACGAGGCGGAACGCAGGGGGATCACAACCGACCTCGACGCGCTGTCCGAGGCGCTCGGTCTGCCGGTCGTGCCGATGGTCGCCGCG from Actinomycetota bacterium includes these protein-coding regions:
- a CDS encoding metal-dependent transcriptional regulator — its product is MAMESATAEEYLEVIYKLSREEAVRPSKIASALGVAAPTVTSQLKRLEAKGLLTRPHGRVKLTGEGEARALSVVRSHRLSERFLTDVLGIPVDEAHDEACKWEHALSPRVQQALEEFLQMPDVCPHGHPIPAADGTVGTVHGHQLTDSLPGDAVRVVQVAEDDDALLSYLTSLGLLPGTVLRVVDVAPFHGPLLVEVGGSQYALGREVAAQIVVVGVSV